One segment of Planctomycetota bacterium DNA contains the following:
- a CDS encoding SpoIIE family protein phosphatase: MRRRHLWVYQSARVRRSGLPSRERRNRRCVMITAPIPTNEEARLADLHALHILDTPGEERFDRLIALTKRSLGTSVAMISLVDKDRQWFKSSCGMGCKHQTPRGVSFCGHAIVNDGPLIVPDAKADERFVDNPLVVGPPHIRFYAGFPLKGPGGHKIGTLCVADSNPRAFSDRDRALMTELAEMAEYELNLVTAIEAQRRYMQTQQHLNRELRDAAEYVRSQLPEPLDHDRGVSADYVYISSSQLGGDMLGYHALDENQIAMYVLDVTGHGVGASLLSVSVQQGVRQNNHRFEPARLLESLNRAFPMEEHHNKFITLWYGIYDRRDRSLRYATAGHPPAALLLPGAGKPTPLGQPHLMLGAMNDTTYTTETLTLPPGSRLYLYSDGAYEITSDRNSFMGLEGLMRVFSSRPPLEAVLRTLREFQGLDQFTDDLSLVQMDFD, from the coding sequence ATGCGGCGGCGGCATCTATGGGTTTATCAATCGGCACGTGTCCGGCGAAGCGGATTGCCAAGCCGCGAGCGGCGAAACAGAAGGTGTGTCATGATCACGGCCCCGATTCCGACAAATGAAGAAGCACGATTGGCGGATCTGCACGCGCTGCACATTCTCGACACGCCGGGAGAGGAGCGGTTCGATCGGCTCATCGCCTTGACGAAGCGGAGTCTGGGGACGAGCGTGGCGATGATCTCGTTGGTGGATAAGGATCGGCAGTGGTTCAAGTCGAGCTGCGGGATGGGGTGCAAGCATCAGACGCCGCGCGGCGTCTCGTTCTGCGGTCACGCCATCGTCAACGACGGCCCGCTGATCGTGCCCGACGCGAAGGCGGACGAACGCTTCGTCGACAATCCGCTCGTAGTCGGCCCGCCGCATATTCGGTTCTATGCAGGGTTCCCGCTCAAGGGGCCCGGCGGTCACAAGATCGGCACGCTGTGCGTCGCCGACTCGAACCCGCGCGCGTTTTCCGATCGTGACCGGGCGCTGATGACGGAACTGGCCGAGATGGCCGAGTATGAATTGAATCTCGTGACCGCCATCGAGGCGCAGCGGCGGTACATGCAGACGCAGCAGCATCTGAACCGCGAGCTGCGCGATGCGGCCGAGTACGTCCGCTCCCAGCTTCCCGAGCCGCTCGATCACGACCGCGGCGTCAGTGCCGATTACGTCTACATCTCCAGCTCGCAGCTCGGCGGCGACATGCTCGGGTATCACGCCCTCGACGAAAACCAGATCGCCATGTACGTCCTGGACGTGACCGGCCACGGCGTCGGGGCGTCGCTGCTTAGCGTCTCTGTCCAACAGGGCGTGCGGCAGAACAATCACCGATTCGAGCCCGCACGGCTCCTCGAATCGCTCAACCGCGCCTTCCCGATGGAGGAGCATCACAACAAATTCATCACGCTCTGGTACGGCATCTACGATCGACGCGACCGCTCCCTGCGCTACGCCACCGCCGGCCACCCCCCCGCCGCCCTGCTCCTGCCCGGCGCGGGCAAGCCCACGCCCCTCGGTCAGCCGCACCTGATGCTCGGGGCGATGAACGACACGACCTACACCACCGAAACGCTCACACTCCCGCCCGGCTCCCGCCTCTACCTCTACAGCGACGGCGCGTACGAGATCACGTCCGATCGCAACAGCTTCATGGGCCTCGAAGGTCTCATGCGCGTCTTCAGCTCACGCCCGCCCCTCGAAGCCGTCCTCCGCACGCTGCGCGAGTTTCAGGGACTCGACCAGTTCACCGACGACCTGTCGCTGGTGCAGATGGACTTCGATTGA